Proteins from one Fragaria vesca subsp. vesca linkage group LG6, FraVesHawaii_1.0, whole genome shotgun sequence genomic window:
- the LOC101291169 gene encoding bidirectional sugar transporter SWEET6b-like, which translates to MVTPRTVVGVVGNVISAFLFLSPIPTFIKICKKKDVESFDPKIYLATVLNCLCWCYYGLPFVNPNSILVVTINGAGLLIELIYLGIFVFYAPPKGRRTVFNWLVPEFVFFVAVVVVTMLTISEHEMAMNRPLRAVVVGIICDIFNVIMYGSPLFIVKKVIKTKSVKYMPFTISLANFMNGCCWTAYALLGKVDYFILISNGLGAFFGLVQLIVYGIISGCYTPNDEDDPSKPTNEVQLSSNV; encoded by the exons ATGGTGACCCCAAGGACTGTGGTTGGTGTCGTAGGAAACGTCATATCTGCGTTTCTGTTCCTCTCCCCAAT CCCTACGTTCATCAAGATATGTAAAAAGAAAGATGTGGAATCATTCGATCCAAAGATTTACCTTGCGACGGTGTTGAACTGTCTGTGTTGGTGTTACTATGGACTGCCGTTTGTTAATCCAAACAGCATTCTGGTAGTCACCATTAACGGAGCTGGGCTACTAATAGAGCTTATATATCTTGGCATATTCGTTTTTTATGCTCCTCCAAAAGGACGG AGGACGGTTTTCAATTGGTTAGTACCTGAATTTGTTTTCTTTGTGGCTGTTGTGGTTGTAACTATGTTGACAATATCCGAGCATGAGATGGCGATGAATAGACCTTTACGGGCTGTCGTGGTTGGTATTATATGTGATATCTTCAATGTCATCATGTATGGCTCTCCGCTGTTCATTGTG AAAAAGGTCATCAAAACTAAGAGTGTGAAGTACATGCCATTCACTATCTCATTGGCCAACTTCATGAATGGTTGTTGCTGGACTGCATATGCTCTTCTTGGGAAAGTTGACTACTTCATATTG ATTAGCAACGGTCTTGGTGCATTTTTTGGACTAGTGCAGTTGATAGTCTATGGGATTATTTCGGGATGCTACACACCAAATGATGAAGACGATCCTAGCAAGCCAACTAATGAAGTGCAACTCTCTAGCAATGTCTAG
- the LOC101312750 gene encoding auxin-induced protein 5NG4-like — MAVESRIWGAVPFAAMVLVEIAEIGVSTISKAAMSKGMSHFVFIVYYNALGTLLLFPYFIFQRNKRAPLSFKLIYRFFLLGLIGSSGKILFFAGVKYSSPTLSAALANLTPIFTFLLAVIFRMEKLNLRQTSGQAKSLGTIISVGGALIVTFYKGPAVLMASLKHAGFKNQHIHSQHSAWVFGGLLLAIQCVVSSSWNIAQAATVKDYPEKMTIVFFYTLFLTIQCSVISLFVEWKNPSAWKLEPGIEMVAIVYAAIFVSVFRIGVHVWCLHKKGPVYVAMFKPLGIAIAVAMVVIFLGDTLYLGSVIGSVVISLGFYTVIWAQIKEKKAVPDNEIQRSESSIQRAPLLPSNVTEV, encoded by the exons ATGGCAGTCGAATCTCGTATATGGGGTGCAGTGCCTTTTGCTGCCATGGTGTTGGTCGAGATTGCAGAAATTGGAGTATCAACGATTAGTAAAGCAGCCATGTCAAAAGGGATGAGCCATTTTGTTTTCATTGTTTACTATAATGCACTCGGTACTCTCCTGCTCTTCCCCTATTTCATCTTCCAAAG AAACAAGAGAGCTCCTTTGAGTTTCAAACTCATATATAGATTCTTCCTGCTTGGCTTAATAGG GAGTTCAGGGAAAATTTTGTTCTTTGCTGGTGTCAAATACAGCTCACCTACTCTTTCAGCAGCACTGGCAAATCTTACCCCCATCTTCACTTTCTTGCTTGCCGTAATTTTCAG GATGGAAAAGCTCAATTTAAGGCAAACAAGTGGTCAGGCCAAATCTTTGGGCACCATTATATCGGTTGGTGGGGCATTGATAGTGACCTTCTACAAGGGCCCTGCTGTTTTGATGGCTTCCTTAAAACATGCTGGCTTCAAAAACCAGCATATACATTCACAGCACTCAGCGTGGGTCTTCGGAGGTCTTTTACTTGCAATTCAATGTGTTGTCTCTTCATCATGGAATATTGCTCAG GCAGCTACTGTCAAGGATTATCCAGAAAAAATGACCATAGTCTTCTTCTACACCCTCTTTTTGACAATTCAATGCTCAGTTATTTCACTATTTGTGGAATGGAAGAATCCAAGTGCATGGAAATTGGAACCTGGAATTGAGATGGTTGCCATTGTCTATGCG GCTATCTTTGTGAGTGTGTTCCGCATTGGTGTTCATGTTTGGTGCTTGCATAAGAAGGGACCTGTTTATGTAGCCATGTTCAAGCCACTGGGAATTGCTATTGCAGTGGCAATGGTTGTTATTTTCCTTGGTGATACTCTTTATCTTGGAAG CGTGATTGGATCTGTTGTAATTTCTCTTGGATTTTACACGGTGATATGGGCACAAATAAAAGAAAAGAAGGCGGTGCCTGATAATGAAATTCAAAGATCAGAATCATCCATCCAAAGGGCTCCTCTTTTGCCAAGCAATGTAACCGAAGTATAA
- the LOC101313332 gene encoding auxin-induced protein 5NG4-like: MSKGMSSYVLVVYSTALATVFLLPCFIFQKKISLALSLLGGQFLLGLIGSSNMLLAYNGINFSSPTVASAMGNCIPIFTFILAIVFRMEKLDLRRSSCQAKVLGTIVSVSGAFVVILYKGSVIFSPSNSPHQNLMMILQQSNKWVIGGLMLAMASILKSSWNILQTSIVKNCPSMITVLFFYTFFVTLQSTVISLFLESNPNAWVLRPDIEMISIVFSAIFGSLFHIGIETWCLHQKGPVFVAMFRPLAVPISAVMVVIFLGEALHLGSVIGSVMIAIGFYAMMWAQVKESSSSAIENEVPNLAATQKTPLLQCSTSADG; this comes from the exons ATGTCGAAAGGAATGAGCAGTTATGTCCTAGTTGTTTACTCTACTGCGCTTGCTACCGTCTTTCTCCTTCCTTGTTTCATCTTTCA AAAGAAGATTTCACTTGCTCTTTCACTGCTTGGTGGACAATTCCTTCTTGGCCTAATTGG GAGTTCAAACATGTTATTGGCATATAATGGCATCAACTTCAGCTCACCAACAGTTGCTTCAGCTATGGGAAACTGTATTCCAATTTTTACATTCATACTGGCAATCGTTTTCAG GATGGAAAAGCTGGATTTGAGGAGGTCAAGCTGTCAAGCCAAAGTGTTGGGGACTATTGTTTCAGTGTCTGGAGCATTTGTAGTAATACTATACAAGGGATCAGTAATCTTTTCACCATCCAACTCTCCTCACCAGAACTTGATGATGATCTTGCAGCAGTCAAATAAGTGGGTCATTGGAGGTCTTATGCTTGCAATGGCAAGCATTTTGAAGTCATCATGGAATATTCTTCAG ACATCAATTGTTAAGAACTGTCCATCAATGATTACAGTACTCTTCTTCTACACCTTCTTTGTGACACTTCAATCTACAGTGATCTCTCTATTTTTGGAAAGCAATCCAAATGCGTGGGTACTAAGGCCTGACATTGAGATGATTTCCATTGTCTTCTCA GCTATATTTGGGAGTCTGTTCCATATTGGTATTGAAACTTGGTGCTTGCACCAAAAGGGCCCTGTCTTTGTAGCCATGTTCAGGCCCTTGGCAGTTCCCATTTCGGCAGTCATGGTAGTCATCTTCCTCGGCGAAGCACTTCATCTTGGCAG TGTGATTGGATCTGTCATGATTGCAATTGGGTTTTATGCTATGATGTGGGCACAAGTGAAAGAAAGTAGCTCCAGCGCTATAGAGAATGAAGTTCCAAACTTGGCAGCAACTCAAAAGACCCCTCTTTTGCAATGCAGCACCTCAGCAGATGGTTAA
- the LOC101313625 gene encoding auxin-induced protein 5NG4-like, with protein MNSNHFSGTGQYQNILFLLVYTYFTERRGEFEESIEMVTCTWSDVLPFAAMVMVQFTDIGQSTINKAAMSKGVSSYVLVAYSNALGTIFLLPCFILLNKVSLTFSLLGGQFLLGIIGSSSLLLAYNGVNYSSPTLASAMANLIPIFTFILAVIFRMEKLDLRRSSCQAKVLGTIVSVSGAFVIILYKGSVIFSPSNSPDQNFMMISQQLKWGLGGLMLAMVCLLNATWGILQTEMVKNCPSMITILFFYNFFVTIQCTIFSLFMERNRNAWIIRPDIEMVSIVFSALFGSLFHVGVQTWCLHQKGPIFVAMFRPLGVAIAAVMVVIFLGEALHLGSVIGSIIIAVGFYAMMWAQIKEKNTTLMKDEVQSLAPSSTQKTPLLQCKTSGEDV; from the exons ATGAACTCCAATCATTTTTCAGGGACAGGACAATACCAAAATATTCTCTTTCTTTTGGTTTATACATATTTCACTGAAAGAAGGGGAGAGTTTGAAGAAAGCATAGAAATGGTGACCTGTACATGGAGTGATGTGCTACCTTTTGCAGCTATGGTAATGGTGCAGTTCACAGACATAGGACAATCAACTATTAACAAAGCAGCCATGTCAAAAGGAGTGAGCAGTTATGTTTTAGTGGCTTACTCGAATGCGCTTGGTACCATCTTTCTTCTTCCTTGTTTCATCCTACT AAATAAGGTTTCTCTTACCTTCTCACTCCTTGGTGGGCAATTCCTTCTGGGCATAATTGG GAGTTCGAGTTTGTTATTAGCATATAATGGCGTCAACTACAGCTCACCAACACTTGCTTCAGCTATGGCAAATCTTATACCGATCTTTACTTTCATACTGGCAGTTATTTTCAG GATGGAAAAGCTAGATTTGAGGAGGTCAAGCTGCCAAGCCAAAGTGTTAGGGACTATTGTATCAGTATCTGGAGCATTTGTAATAATTCTATACAAGGGATCAGTGATCTTTTCACCATCCAACTCTCCTGATCAGAACTTCATGATGATCTCACAGCAGTTAAAATGGGGGTTGGGAGGTCTTATGCTGGCAATGGTGTGCCTTCTGAATGCAACATGGGGCATTCTTCAG ACAGAAATGGTTAAGAACTGTCCATCTATGATTACCATACTCTTCTTCTACAACTTTTTTGTCACAATCCAGTGCACAATATTCTCTCTATTTATGGAAAGGAATCGGAATGCTTGGATAATAAGGCCTGACATTGAGATGGTCTCCATTGTCTTCTCA GCTTTATTTGGGAGTCTGTTCCATGTTGGTGTTCAAACCTGGTGCTTGCACCAAAAGGGACCTATCTTTGTAGCCATGTTTAGGCCCTTGGGAGTTGCCATTGCTGCAGTCATGGTAGTGATCTTCCTCGGCGAAGCACTTCACCTTGGCAG TGTCATTGGATCTATCATTATTGCAGTTGGCTTCTATGCTATGATGTGGGCACAAATCAAAGAAAAGAACACTACTCTTATGAAGGATGAAGTCCAAAGCTTGGCACCATCATCCACCCAAAAGACCCCTCTTTTGCAATGCAAAACTTCAGGAGAAGATGTATAA